A single genomic interval of Spirosoma taeanense harbors:
- the secDF gene encoding protein translocase subunit SecDF, which produces MQNRTGILILTGVLTVICIYFLSFTFVSRSIKADAEAYATNKQGQVDPAKKQHYLDSLWKEPVFLGSTLQEVSERELGLGLDLQGGMHVVLEVSPADILRGLSGNNRDPKFNQALKQAAEDKKTSNTNFVDLFADNFKKLAPDTKLASIFATSANRSKINFQSTDTEVRKMLNSEVEGAITRAYQIIQARVDKFGVANPNIQRLPGSGRIQIELPGVENPERVRRLLTGAAKLEFTEVYRLNELAPAIEGMGAYLLSQEAARKAALKTTTTAPATGSATKGNSLESQLAQGAKKDSTSGNDTTAASAQGTALTQLFLPLGQDQLGVYLKDTARANDVLSAPEVRSLFPADAVFAWDRKTFKATDGKEILPLYFLKKPGGRAPLEGEVITDASNDYDDRGRPEVTMNMNAEGARKWKNLTAANVGRPVAILLDNLVYTAPNVQNEIPNGRSSISGNFTVEETKDMANVLKAGKLPAPTNIVEESVVGATLGSEAVSAGVLSSVIGILLVLAFVVFYYNRAGLIADLALFVNLFFLLGVMASLGAVLTMPGIAGIVLSIGMAVDANVLIFERIKEELALGKGFKQAVTDGFKNALSSIIDSNVTTFLTGIVLFMFGTGLILGFATTLIIGILTSLFAAIFITRLLLEYYIRNGKTLTFSSSWAKNLFADSNFDFVSRRKLYYTVSSVIIAAGIISVIFKGFGLGVDFKGGRSYVVRFEKSVSTEEVRNSLENVLGSSPEVKTYGGTGIGANQVKITTPFLIDDNSQGADKRAEAAIYKGLSNLQGNPARIESSQKVGPTIAYDILTSALWSILLAVAVVFVYILIRFKRLAFGYGAVVAMFHDVLIILAIFSIFNGLLPFSLDVDQAFVGALLTIMGYSMNDTVVVFDRVREYLNENRGKKETIPTIINNALNSTLSRTAVTGFSTILVLLVLFIFGGETIRGFSFAMLIGVIVGTYSSLFVATPIVVDSLSRDQEKDDTPAGPVEKKTGFDAVPTDFTSAAPATPEEFTAKKEKKPKTPLIRPSQS; this is translated from the coding sequence ATGCAAAACCGAACAGGGATTCTCATTCTGACGGGGGTACTTACAGTTATCTGTATTTATTTCCTGTCGTTCACGTTCGTCTCGCGCAGCATCAAGGCTGATGCAGAGGCTTACGCTACAAACAAGCAGGGGCAGGTTGACCCTGCTAAAAAGCAACATTACCTCGACTCGCTCTGGAAGGAACCGGTCTTTTTGGGGAGCACTCTCCAGGAAGTAAGCGAGCGCGAGTTAGGCTTAGGTCTTGATCTGCAGGGTGGTATGCACGTTGTATTGGAGGTCTCTCCCGCCGATATTCTGCGGGGTCTGTCGGGCAATAACCGCGACCCCAAGTTTAATCAGGCGCTGAAACAGGCGGCCGAAGATAAGAAAACAAGCAACACCAACTTCGTTGACCTGTTTGCCGACAATTTCAAAAAGCTGGCACCCGATACTAAACTGGCGAGCATATTCGCGACCAGCGCTAACCGCAGCAAAATCAATTTCCAGTCAACGGATACCGAAGTCCGGAAGATGCTGAACTCGGAAGTTGAAGGCGCTATTACGCGCGCTTACCAGATCATTCAGGCTCGCGTCGACAAATTCGGGGTAGCTAACCCAAACATTCAGCGTCTGCCGGGTTCGGGCCGTATTCAGATCGAACTGCCGGGCGTTGAAAACCCCGAGCGGGTACGTCGTCTGCTGACGGGTGCTGCTAAACTTGAGTTCACCGAAGTATATCGCCTGAACGAACTGGCCCCGGCCATCGAGGGCATGGGGGCTTACCTGCTTAGTCAGGAAGCTGCCCGCAAAGCCGCGCTGAAAACCACTACGACCGCTCCTGCTACGGGTTCGGCTACGAAAGGCAACAGCCTGGAATCGCAACTGGCGCAGGGCGCTAAGAAAGATTCAACTTCAGGTAATGACACAACCGCTGCCAGCGCCCAGGGTACAGCGCTGACTCAACTGTTTTTGCCACTGGGTCAGGATCAACTGGGTGTGTATTTGAAAGACACGGCTCGTGCAAACGACGTATTGAGCGCACCGGAAGTACGGAGCCTGTTCCCGGCTGATGCGGTATTCGCCTGGGATCGCAAGACGTTTAAAGCAACGGATGGCAAAGAAATTCTGCCACTTTATTTCCTGAAGAAACCCGGTGGTCGTGCCCCCCTCGAAGGCGAAGTAATCACGGATGCATCTAACGATTACGATGATCGCGGACGGCCGGAGGTAACGATGAACATGAACGCCGAAGGGGCCCGTAAGTGGAAGAACCTGACGGCTGCCAACGTTGGTCGCCCGGTGGCCATCCTGCTCGACAACCTGGTGTATACCGCGCCGAACGTACAGAATGAAATTCCGAACGGTCGTTCGAGCATCTCGGGCAACTTCACCGTCGAAGAGACGAAAGACATGGCCAACGTGCTGAAAGCCGGTAAGCTGCCTGCGCCGACCAATATCGTGGAGGAGAGCGTTGTTGGTGCAACCCTGGGTTCGGAAGCCGTCAGTGCGGGCGTTCTGTCGTCGGTGATTGGTATTCTGCTGGTTCTGGCGTTTGTGGTATTCTACTACAATCGCGCGGGTCTGATTGCTGACCTGGCCCTGTTCGTCAACCTGTTCTTTCTGCTGGGCGTAATGGCCTCGCTGGGCGCGGTGCTGACCATGCCGGGTATTGCCGGTATCGTTCTGTCGATCGGTATGGCCGTTGACGCGAACGTACTGATCTTCGAACGGATCAAAGAGGAACTGGCTTTAGGTAAAGGCTTTAAACAGGCCGTAACAGATGGCTTCAAGAACGCGCTTTCGTCGATCATCGACTCGAACGTAACGACCTTCCTGACTGGTATCGTTCTGTTTATGTTCGGTACGGGTCTGATTCTGGGCTTTGCTACGACGCTGATCATCGGTATTCTGACGTCGTTGTTCGCGGCCATCTTCATTACCCGTCTGCTGCTGGAATATTATATCCGGAATGGAAAGACGCTAACCTTCTCGTCGTCGTGGGCGAAAAACCTGTTCGCTGATTCGAATTTCGATTTTGTCTCCCGCCGGAAGCTGTACTATACGGTGTCGTCGGTTATTATCGCGGCCGGTATCATCTCGGTTATTTTCAAGGGATTTGGACTGGGCGTTGACTTCAAAGGAGGTCGCTCGTACGTCGTGCGTTTCGAGAAGTCGGTTAGCACGGAGGAGGTTCGGAACTCACTGGAGAACGTATTGGGCTCTTCACCGGAAGTAAAAACCTACGGTGGAACAGGTATTGGCGCTAACCAGGTGAAAATTACGACGCCCTTTCTAATTGACGATAACTCGCAGGGGGCTGATAAACGTGCTGAAGCGGCTATCTACAAAGGACTGTCGAATCTGCAGGGCAATCCGGCCCGAATCGAAAGTTCGCAGAAGGTGGGGCCAACCATCGCTTACGATATTCTGACGTCGGCGTTGTGGTCAATCCTGCTGGCGGTAGCCGTCGTGTTTGTGTATATTCTGATTCGGTTTAAGCGGCTGGCATTCGGCTACGGTGCAGTTGTGGCTATGTTCCACGACGTTCTGATCATCCTGGCTATTTTCTCTATCTTCAACGGTTTGCTGCCCTTCTCGCTGGACGTTGACCAGGCGTTTGTGGGAGCTCTGCTCACGATTATGGGTTACTCCATGAACGATACGGTCGTGGTCTTTGACCGGGTACGTGAGTACCTGAACGAGAACCGCGGCAAGAAAGAGACCATTCCAACGATCATTAACAACGCGCTGAACAGTACGCTGAGCCGCACGGCCGTGACCGGTTTCTCGACGATTCTGGTTCTGTTAGTGCTGTTTATCTTCGGGGGCGAAACTATCCGGGGCTTTTCGTTCGCTATGCTGATCGGGGTTATCGTCGGTACGTACTCGTCTTTATTCGTGGCTACGCCAATTGTGGTTGACTCGTTGAGCCGCGATCAGGAGAAAGACGATACGCCCGCCGGACCGGTTGAAAAGAAAACCGGGTTCGACGCTGTACCGACTGATTTTACCAGCGCAGCGCCAGCCACACCAGAAGAGTTTACGGCCAAGAAAGAAAAGAAGCCAAAGACTCCATTAATCCGGCCATCGCAGTCATAA
- a CDS encoding APC family permease — translation METTRKPVDTSVMRKKPLSAYAADVQKSELKRVLTRWGLTSLGIGAVIGGGIFVLTGIAANEWAGPALALAFVIAGIACTFAALCYAEFASILPVEGSAYAYSYGTVGELFAWLIGWNLILEYMMGATTVAVSWSGYFEKFLHLFHIEPPLWLMNDPVTAQEKAEALRAAGQTIPDFTFAINLPALLIVWVVTYILVKGIKEAASTNNLIVIVKVATVIFVVIAGSFYIDVANWTPFIPAPVVDNTGQTHFGFDGIVTAAGIVFFAYIGFDAVSTQAGEAINPKKDVPFAIIASLVICTVLYILVSLVLTGMVPYNKLDLKAPVAQAFSDVGLTWSVYLITIAAIAGLTSVMLVMMLGQTRIFLGMAKDGLLPRNLFASIHPKFKTPWKSTIFVGATVSIVAAVTPIDKVSQLTSSGTLFAFAMICGAVWLLRVREPNLERPYRTPALPLIATLGILANLYLMWNLRTDTKITFLVWGIIGLVVYFTYSRKNSNLNKLEP, via the coding sequence ATGGAAACAACACGAAAACCTGTCGATACCAGTGTAATGCGTAAAAAGCCATTATCGGCTTATGCGGCAGACGTACAAAAAAGTGAACTGAAACGTGTTCTGACGCGCTGGGGCCTAACCTCACTGGGTATTGGAGCCGTTATCGGCGGGGGTATTTTTGTACTTACGGGTATTGCCGCCAACGAATGGGCGGGGCCAGCCTTAGCCCTGGCCTTTGTAATTGCCGGTATTGCCTGCACATTCGCGGCCTTGTGTTATGCCGAATTCGCTTCAATTCTTCCGGTTGAAGGCTCTGCGTACGCTTATTCCTATGGTACAGTGGGTGAGTTATTTGCCTGGCTGATTGGCTGGAACCTCATTCTGGAATACATGATGGGGGCCACGACAGTAGCCGTAAGCTGGTCGGGCTACTTCGAAAAGTTTCTGCACCTGTTCCATATTGAACCACCGCTCTGGTTGATGAACGATCCGGTAACTGCACAGGAAAAAGCAGAAGCATTACGAGCCGCCGGACAAACGATACCTGATTTTACGTTTGCCATCAACCTGCCCGCTCTACTCATCGTATGGGTCGTAACGTATATCCTGGTGAAAGGCATTAAGGAAGCAGCCAGCACCAATAATCTGATTGTAATCGTTAAAGTAGCAACGGTTATTTTCGTGGTTATCGCCGGCTCTTTTTATATTGATGTGGCTAACTGGACACCGTTCATTCCTGCTCCGGTCGTTGACAACACGGGTCAAACCCACTTCGGGTTCGACGGTATCGTGACAGCCGCTGGTATCGTTTTCTTTGCTTATATTGGCTTTGATGCCGTATCGACTCAGGCCGGCGAAGCGATCAACCCAAAGAAAGACGTTCCCTTCGCCATCATTGCGTCGCTGGTGATCTGCACCGTGCTTTACATTCTGGTTTCGCTTGTACTGACGGGTATGGTGCCTTACAACAAACTGGATCTGAAAGCGCCCGTAGCCCAGGCTTTCTCGGATGTTGGACTCACCTGGTCGGTCTATCTAATTACCATTGCTGCCATTGCCGGATTAACGTCGGTTATGCTGGTGATGATGCTTGGTCAGACCCGGATATTCCTGGGAATGGCTAAAGACGGACTGCTACCGCGAAATTTATTCGCGTCGATTCATCCAAAGTTCAAAACGCCCTGGAAGAGTACCATTTTTGTCGGCGCAACTGTTTCTATTGTAGCCGCCGTTACGCCTATCGATAAGGTTTCGCAGTTAACCAGCTCAGGAACGCTTTTTGCCTTTGCCATGATTTGCGGAGCCGTATGGCTGCTACGTGTGCGGGAGCCTAACTTGGAGCGACCCTATCGTACGCCTGCTCTGCCGCTGATTGCAACCCTGGGTATTTTGGCGAACCTTTATCTGATGTGGAATCTGCGTACAGATACTAAGATTACGTTCCTGGTCTGGGGCATTATAGGTTTGGTTGTTTACTTTACCTATAGCCGGAAAAACAGTAACCTCAACAAACTGGAGCCGTAA
- a CDS encoding sulfite exporter TauE/SafE family protein, giving the protein MSTEELFGYASAIVVGLVIGLAGGGGSILTVPIFVYVFGIPTVLATTYSLFVVGVTSLVGSINHLYRKRVDLRVTLAFALPSFISVYLSRRFLVPALPDPLFQFEQFVLPKSNAILYFFAIVMILAARAMIRSDEPERGEAADGQPRYGTLALDGLAVGLLTGTIGAGGGFLIVPMLVLLAGLPIHRAVATSVLIIAANSFVGFLGDVQHTTLNWRFILPFTGLSIVGIFLGIYLARFVAPDRLKQGFGWFVLVVASYMIIRELSQAL; this is encoded by the coding sequence ATGAGTACAGAGGAATTATTTGGGTATGCGTCAGCCATTGTAGTTGGTTTGGTAATTGGGCTGGCCGGTGGGGGAGGTTCCATTCTGACGGTTCCCATTTTTGTTTATGTATTCGGCATTCCTACGGTGTTGGCGACAACGTATTCTTTGTTTGTCGTTGGCGTAACCTCACTAGTCGGTTCTATCAATCATCTATATCGTAAACGCGTTGATTTACGCGTCACGCTGGCATTTGCGCTCCCGTCGTTTATATCAGTATATCTGAGTCGGCGGTTTCTGGTTCCTGCGCTACCCGATCCTCTGTTCCAGTTTGAGCAGTTTGTGCTGCCGAAAAGCAACGCCATTCTTTACTTCTTTGCCATTGTTATGATTCTGGCTGCCCGTGCTATGATTCGCAGCGATGAGCCGGAGCGGGGCGAAGCAGCTGATGGACAACCGCGCTACGGTACCCTTGCTCTGGATGGGCTTGCTGTTGGCTTACTGACGGGGACAATTGGAGCGGGAGGAGGCTTTTTGATTGTGCCAATGCTAGTTCTACTGGCTGGCCTGCCCATTCATCGGGCTGTGGCTACATCAGTACTCATTATTGCTGCTAACTCGTTCGTCGGGTTTCTTGGGGATGTTCAACACACTACCTTGAACTGGAGATTTATCCTGCCGTTTACAGGCTTATCGATTGTGGGCATATTCCTGGGTATCTATCTGGCCCGGTTTGTGGCTCCCGACCGGCTGAAACAGGGATTTGGCTGGTTTGTGTTAGTGGTTGCATCCTATATGATTATAAGAGAGCTATCCCAGGCGCTCTGA
- a CDS encoding pyruvate dehydrogenase complex E1 component subunit beta, protein MREIQFREALREAMSEEMRRDPLVYLMGEEVAEYNGAYKVSQGMLDEFGPERVIDTPIAELGFAGIGVGSAMNGLRPIIEFMTFNFSLVAIDQVINSAAKVMSMSGGQYSCPIVFRGPTGNAGMLSSQHSQNFENWFANTSGLKVVVPSNPYDAKGLLKTCIRDNDPVIFMESELMYGDKGQVPEEEYLIPIGQAKVVREGNDVTIVSFGKIMKVALAAADELAKNGVSAEVIDLRSVRPIDYPTVINSVKKTNRCVVVEEAWPLAAISSELTYNIQRNAFDYLDAPVVRVNSMDLPLPYAPTLIEAILPNVKRTLQAVETVMYKK, encoded by the coding sequence ATGAGAGAGATACAGTTCCGCGAAGCCCTACGGGAGGCCATGTCGGAAGAAATGCGCCGGGACCCGCTGGTTTATCTGATGGGCGAAGAAGTCGCCGAATACAACGGAGCCTACAAAGTCAGTCAGGGTATGCTGGACGAATTTGGCCCAGAGCGCGTGATTGATACGCCTATTGCCGAGCTGGGTTTTGCGGGCATTGGTGTAGGATCGGCTATGAACGGTCTGCGGCCAATTATCGAGTTCATGACCTTCAACTTTTCGCTCGTGGCGATTGACCAGGTTATCAACTCGGCGGCTAAAGTGATGTCCATGTCCGGTGGGCAATACTCATGTCCCATTGTATTTCGCGGTCCAACGGGTAACGCCGGGATGCTGTCGAGCCAACACTCGCAGAACTTTGAAAACTGGTTTGCCAATACGTCGGGACTGAAGGTCGTTGTGCCGTCAAATCCTTATGACGCCAAGGGCCTGCTGAAAACCTGTATCCGCGACAACGACCCGGTTATTTTCATGGAATCGGAGTTGATGTATGGCGATAAAGGCCAGGTTCCGGAAGAAGAATACCTCATTCCGATTGGACAGGCTAAAGTCGTGCGGGAAGGTAACGATGTAACAATCGTATCCTTTGGTAAGATCATGAAAGTAGCCCTGGCCGCGGCTGACGAACTGGCTAAAAACGGCGTTTCGGCTGAAGTCATTGACCTGCGTTCGGTTCGTCCGATTGATTATCCAACCGTAATCAACTCAGTGAAAAAGACCAATCGCTGCGTAGTTGTTGAAGAAGCCTGGCCATTGGCGGCTATTTCCTCAGAGCTTACCTACAACATTCAACGGAACGCCTTCGATTACCTGGATGCGCCGGTTGTCCGGGTAAACAGCATGGATCTGCCGTTGCCTTACGCCCCTACCCTTATTGAAGCCATCCTGCCGAATGTCAAGCGTACGCTACAAGCTGTTGAAACGGTAATGTATAAAAAGTAA
- a CDS encoding nucleoside hydrolase, whose protein sequence is MPSKPRRVWLDTDIMIGMKDQTPREVDDAIALIMALEHPDKIELVGISTITYADYSYAVTHKILDWYNKTGRTIPVYRGSDTARDVGTENDATRAMAEALRQEKLPILAIGPVTNVATVVKNHPELILQIEEVVVCAGRTEGLPFKPGLEQQTVGDYNFEMDPKSFRILFDAGVKVVLSGYECSVYMFLGKTDIDFLNNTNESDKWVYEQVRAWQQFNETLFGVDGFVPWDTTPLGFLIYPEYFKYHHDIPVKINTRTNDADASGDKPYLEVSYEYKDTNWRATYAYKTLPGYEELVIEALKQGSGKQ, encoded by the coding sequence ATGCCTTCTAAACCCCGCCGGGTCTGGCTCGATACGGATATTATGATCGGGATGAAAGACCAAACGCCCCGCGAAGTAGACGACGCTATTGCGCTTATTATGGCACTTGAGCACCCGGATAAAATTGAACTTGTGGGCATAAGCACCATTACGTACGCGGATTACAGTTATGCAGTAACGCACAAAATTCTAGACTGGTACAACAAAACAGGCCGTACGATTCCGGTGTATCGCGGTTCCGACACGGCCAGGGACGTAGGCACGGAAAACGACGCAACGCGGGCGATGGCCGAAGCCTTACGTCAGGAGAAACTACCGATACTGGCCATTGGCCCTGTTACAAACGTAGCGACTGTTGTCAAAAATCACCCTGAACTAATTCTGCAGATTGAGGAAGTGGTGGTTTGCGCCGGCCGTACCGAGGGCCTACCGTTTAAGCCGGGTCTGGAGCAGCAAACCGTTGGCGATTACAATTTTGAAATGGACCCTAAGTCCTTTCGGATTCTCTTCGATGCGGGTGTGAAGGTTGTTTTATCAGGCTATGAATGCAGTGTCTATATGTTTCTGGGGAAAACCGATATTGACTTTCTCAATAATACCAACGAGTCAGATAAATGGGTTTATGAGCAAGTACGGGCCTGGCAACAGTTCAATGAAACACTTTTTGGCGTAGATGGCTTCGTTCCGTGGGACACGACCCCGCTGGGTTTCCTGATTTACCCGGAGTATTTCAAATATCATCACGACATTCCGGTTAAGATTAATACCCGGACCAATGACGCCGACGCCAGTGGCGATAAACCGTATCTGGAGGTCTCTTACGAATATAAAGACACAAACTGGCGGGCAACCTACGCCTATAAAACCTTACCCGGCTACGAAGAACTGGTCATTGAAGCATTGAAGCAGGGATCTGGAAAGCAATAA
- a CDS encoding phosphotransferase — protein MLLDAQQPGALQDYLRRRGWLDTNETITDIEKPGEGNMNYTLRIRTATRTLIVKQSREYVEKYPSIPAPANRAVTEGKFYRKMRNVPMLAERMPLLFGMDEEHNVLILQDLGDASDYTFLYQPCRMLSEDDARLLADYLTDLHAQFLSDGPNPDFANREMRTLNHEHIFHYPFLLDNGFDLNTVQPGLQTLAAPYKGDAELKRTARKLGELYLSDGRTLLHGDYYPGSWLQTSTGTKVIDPEFCFYGPAEFDLGVMMAHLMMAEQPPTILNAVLTAYKGPAGFDDILRQRFTGIEIMRRLIGLAQLPLSLSLDKKRDLLDEAHSLLH, from the coding sequence ATGCTACTAGACGCTCAACAACCTGGCGCTTTGCAGGACTACCTTCGCCGACGTGGCTGGCTCGACACCAACGAAACTATTACGGATATCGAAAAACCCGGCGAGGGTAATATGAATTATACACTCCGCATTCGGACAGCCACCCGCACGTTGATCGTAAAACAGTCGCGGGAATACGTCGAAAAATACCCTTCCATTCCGGCGCCTGCTAACCGGGCTGTTACGGAAGGCAAATTCTACCGAAAAATGCGGAATGTCCCGATGCTGGCCGAACGGATGCCGTTGCTGTTCGGTATGGACGAGGAGCATAATGTTCTGATTCTGCAGGATCTGGGGGACGCCAGTGATTATACTTTTTTGTATCAACCCTGCCGGATGCTCAGCGAAGACGACGCCAGGCTACTGGCCGATTATCTTACGGATCTGCATGCTCAGTTTCTATCGGACGGACCTAATCCGGATTTTGCCAACCGTGAAATGCGGACCCTGAACCACGAACATATTTTTCATTACCCATTTTTACTCGACAATGGCTTCGACCTGAATACTGTTCAACCGGGTTTACAAACGTTAGCGGCCCCTTATAAAGGAGATGCGGAGCTGAAACGAACCGCCCGGAAACTCGGCGAATTGTACTTGTCTGACGGTCGAACACTTCTGCATGGCGATTATTATCCCGGCAGCTGGCTGCAAACGTCAACAGGCACAAAGGTTATTGATCCTGAATTTTGCTTTTATGGACCGGCCGAGTTCGATCTGGGCGTAATGATGGCCCACCTGATGATGGCGGAACAGCCGCCCACGATTCTCAACGCCGTTTTAACCGCTTATAAAGGCCCTGCCGGCTTCGACGACATTTTGCGGCAACGCTTTACGGGCATTGAAATCATGCGCCGGCTGATTGGTCTGGCGCAACTGCCACTCAGCCTCTCGCTCGACAAAAAACGGGATTTGCTCGACGAGGCTCACTCCTTACTGCATTAA
- the porZ gene encoding type IX secretion system anionic LPS delivery protein PorZ, translating into MKMNSSKQHTADSWRSIAQLITACFLFIAYGLLPRAYGQINTWRSHVSYRSGQSVAVAGNNVYAATQNGFFYVDKSTNETVKLSKDDGLSDVGISRLLYLTDQNRLLLAYRNGNLDFLTLTANGQPDGVKNLSTIVTATNLPASVSRTVNHLNRIGNNVYLSTDFGLVVLDVLKDEIRDTFFSRRTDNGSPLPIFQTAATTDSLYALTFPTTIGGYRNNLQAIRLLANINIADPANWRSITLPGATNTAPGAFLTSLLVVQNRLLASAPGQGIFERQNNNWVLTQPLNNQIVQLFRSGNNVVVATEKAITLPGSGTFTGSLLTDPREVEADGNRVWVADAQSGLLVGNAGTFERIVPDGPTRDQFARLYTYPQTLVALPNGPMDVTSMVANQPSAELLSVPDNRWTSIVTTGGGFNAAAYLSAEQTLYLGSRSGGLWRQANGQSPVAVTLPATISPFISNLAADFNGNLWITTSDNTRQANLHVRRPDGTFQSFPAVSQTNIQQIEPDDTGFLWLRLELGRGLLVFDPQTNRSRFLSTERGQGGLLSNTVRAMVKDRTGAIWVGTDLGPTVFDYPAGAFDASIDAQPPLINRRRLLANELITSLAVDGGNRKWIGTQNALYYVAPDGSQLLNTFTVDNSPLPNNLIQALAIEPVSGEVFIQTPNGLVSYRGPATEPALSLSGLTIFPNPVRPDFSGVVGINGLTGNATVKILDAGGQLVYETRSQGGTATWNLQDYRGRSAQTGIYLVVVVAADGTTGLAGKLAVVR; encoded by the coding sequence ATGAAGATGAACAGCAGTAAACAGCATACGGCGGACAGTTGGCGATCGATTGCCCAACTCATTACTGCCTGTTTTCTGTTTATTGCTTACGGCCTGCTGCCCAGGGCTTACGGCCAGATTAACACCTGGCGTTCGCACGTTAGCTACCGGTCGGGTCAGTCGGTAGCGGTTGCCGGAAACAACGTTTATGCCGCCACGCAGAATGGCTTCTTTTACGTCGATAAAAGCACCAATGAAACGGTTAAGCTTTCGAAAGACGACGGCCTGAGCGATGTAGGTATTAGTCGGTTGCTATACCTGACGGATCAGAATCGGCTGCTGCTGGCGTACAGGAATGGTAATCTGGACTTTCTGACCCTTACGGCTAACGGTCAGCCCGATGGCGTTAAAAACCTCAGCACCATCGTTACAGCTACCAACCTGCCAGCCTCAGTCTCCCGAACTGTTAATCACCTGAACCGGATTGGCAATAACGTTTATCTGAGCACCGATTTCGGACTGGTTGTGCTGGATGTTCTCAAAGACGAAATTCGGGATACATTCTTCAGCCGACGAACTGACAATGGCTCGCCCCTGCCGATATTCCAGACGGCCGCCACAACCGACAGCCTTTATGCCCTGACCTTCCCTACTACAATTGGTGGATACAGAAACAATTTGCAGGCAATACGGCTGCTAGCAAACATTAACATCGCTGATCCGGCCAACTGGCGATCAATTACGTTACCCGGCGCAACAAATACGGCACCTGGGGCCTTCCTTACCAGCCTTCTTGTTGTGCAGAATCGGTTGCTGGCGTCAGCGCCTGGACAAGGTATATTCGAACGCCAGAATAACAACTGGGTTTTAACTCAGCCCTTAAATAACCAGATTGTACAACTGTTTCGGTCGGGCAACAATGTAGTCGTGGCAACGGAGAAAGCCATTACATTGCCCGGTTCGGGAACATTTACCGGCTCGCTGCTGACCGATCCACGCGAGGTAGAAGCCGATGGAAATCGCGTGTGGGTTGCAGATGCGCAATCGGGTTTGCTGGTGGGAAATGCGGGTACTTTCGAGCGAATTGTACCAGATGGTCCTACGCGCGATCAGTTTGCACGCCTGTATACGTACCCGCAGACGCTTGTTGCTCTGCCGAATGGCCCGATGGATGTTACGTCGATGGTTGCCAACCAACCGTCAGCGGAACTACTATCGGTGCCTGATAATCGCTGGACGAGCATCGTAACGACAGGCGGAGGCTTCAACGCAGCCGCTTATTTATCTGCTGAGCAGACCCTTTATCTGGGAAGCAGGAGCGGTGGCCTGTGGCGTCAGGCAAATGGCCAATCCCCCGTCGCCGTTACACTTCCGGCCACAATCAGCCCGTTCATCAGCAATCTGGCAGCGGATTTCAATGGTAACCTGTGGATTACCACGAGCGACAACACCCGGCAGGCGAATCTGCACGTCCGGCGCCCTGACGGCACGTTCCAGTCGTTTCCAGCCGTCAGTCAGACGAATATTCAGCAGATTGAGCCCGACGATACTGGTTTTCTGTGGCTCCGGCTTGAGTTAGGCCGGGGCCTGCTGGTTTTTGATCCACAAACCAACCGCAGCCGTTTTCTATCGACCGAACGCGGACAGGGTGGGTTGCTGAGCAATACTGTCCGGGCAATGGTGAAAGACCGCACGGGCGCAATCTGGGTCGGCACAGACCTGGGTCCAACGGTATTCGACTACCCGGCCGGCGCATTCGATGCATCCATTGACGCTCAGCCGCCCCTGATCAACCGGCGTCGTTTGCTGGCGAATGAGTTGATTACCAGCCTGGCCGTGGATGGTGGTAACCGGAAGTGGATTGGTACCCAGAACGCCCTCTATTACGTGGCCCCGGACGGCTCTCAATTGCTGAATACGTTTACGGTCGACAACAGTCCGTTACCCAATAATCTGATTCAGGCGCTTGCCATTGAGCCAGTCAGCGGGGAGGTCTTTATACAGACGCCTAATGGTCTGGTTTCATACCGTGGTCCGGCCACCGAACCCGCTTTGTCACTTAGCGGCCTGACGATCTTCCCAAACCCCGTACGGCCAGATTTTTCGGGCGTCGTCGGCATTAATGGCCTGACCGGGAATGCAACCGTGAAAATTCTGGACGCGGGTGGCCAACTGGTCTACGAAACCCGGTCGCAGGGCGGCACGGCCACCTGGAATCTGCAGGACTACCGCGGACGTTCGGCTCAGACGGGCATCTATCTGGTCGTTGTCGTAGCGGCTGACGGCACGACAGGTCTGGCCGGGAAACTGGCCGTGGTGCGTTAA